CGCCGATGACCCGGCGGCCTGGGCAAGGGCGAACCCGTCGCTGGGCTACCTGATCACGCCGGAGTTCGTGCGCAACGAGCGTGCGTCGTTGGGCAACGGCGGCATCTTCGAGCGTGAGCGCCTCGGTGTGGGCGACTACCCCTCGGATACGGCGGACACCTGGCAGGTCATCGGAGAGGACGCGTGGCGGCCCCTTGGGGCTGCTGAGAGCGAGCCGAGCGAGCCTGTGTGCTTCGCCATCGACGCGACCCCCGAGCGCAGTCACGCGGCTATTTGCGTGGCCGGGGAGTGGCGGGGTGGTACGCACGTCGAGGTGGTCGAGCACCGGCCCGGCCTGGGCTGGGTGGTGGAGCGGGCGGCTGAGCTGCACGAGCGGCACCGCCCGCGCTGCTGGGTGGTGGACGCCGGTGGTCCGGCAGGCTCGCTGATAGCGGAGCTTGCCGAGCGCCTCGGGGTGGAGATCGTGCAGCCGAAGGTGCGTGAGATCGCGGCAGCGTGCGGCCAGTTCTATGACGCGGTGGCCGAGCAGACCATCAGCCACCTCGACCAGGCGCCGCTCGCCGCCGCGCTGGCGGGTGCGCAGAAGCGACCGCTGGGTGACGCGTGGGCGTGGGCCCGGCGCCTGGTGTCCGTGGACATCTCCCCGCTGGTGGGCGTGACGCTCGCGAAGTGGGGCCTGGGCGCCGAGGTCGAAGAGGCCGGCGACATTCTCGACAGCGTGTGGTGAGGGGTGACCTGGTGAAGTGGTGGCCGTTTCGCCGCAAGGAACAGCGTTCGATCACGTATCAGGATGTGTGGGGCTCGGGCGGCGACACGGTTGTGCTGACGGGCGGCGGGCAGGAGCGGGCGCTGCGGCTGGCCCCGGTGTACGCGGCGACGCGGCTGCTGTCGGACTCGGTCGCCTCGATGCCGCTGAAGTCCTACCAGAACACGGCCGGGCAGCTGCGCCCGATCACGTCCCCGCAGGTCTTCCTGCGCCCCTCTGCGACGGGCACGCGGTATGACTGGCTGCACCGGTGCATGACGTCGCTGACGCTGCGCGGCAACGCCTACGGGCTGGTCGTGGGCTGGGACGCGGCGGGCTGGCCGGATCAGGTCGAGTGGCTGCACCCGGACGACGTCCACATCGAGGACAACCTCGCGCCCGTGCCGGTCTGGTACTTCAAGGGCCGGCGCCTGGAGCCGGGGCAGCTCTTCCACATCCCGGCCTACACGCTGCCGGGGCAGATCCTGGGGCTGTCGCCGATCGCGTACTTCGCGACGACGACGGACACGGGCCTGCTGGCCCAGCAGTTCGGGCGGGACTGGTTCGCCAACGGCTCGACTCCGGCGGCCGTCCTGGAGACGGACAAGGCCGTCGAGCGGGACGCGGCGTCTGTGCTCAAGGCCCGGTTCAAGGAGGCCGCGAGCGGGCGCGACGTGGCGGTGCTGGGGCTGGGCGTGAAGTACCGGCCGATCTCCGTACCAGCGAATGAGTCGCAGTTCCTGGAGACCATCAAGGCGTCGGCGAACCAGATCGCCGCGGTCTACGGAGTACCGCCGGAGAAGATCGGCGGCGAGACCGGCGGATCGCTGACCTACGCCACGGTCGAGCAGAACAGCATCGACCTGCTCACCTGGACGCTGCGCCCGTGGCTGGCCCGCCTGGAGGAGGCCCTGAGCTTGCTGCGGCCCCCGGTCGAGGAGGTGCGGTTCAATGCCGACGCGATGCTGCGCACCGACACCCTCACCCGCTACCAGACCCACCGCATCGCCCGCATCATCGGCCTGAACAACATCGACGAGCTGCGGCAGATGGAAGACCTGGAGCCCCTGCCCAATGGGGCGGGCACCGACTACGCGCCGCTACTCAAGGCGCCCCGCGACGAAAGCGAGTAGACGTGAACGGTGAGAGTGAGCGCCGGTTCACCCGCGGCCTCGTGGAGGTCCGGGCGGCCGGCGAGAGTGTGCGGACGATCGGCGGGTACGCGGCGAAGTTCAACACCCTGTCCCGGAACCTGGGCGGCTTCGTAGAGCGCATCGACCCGGGGTTCTTCGCCAAGTCCGAAGGGGACGGCTGGCCGGAGGCGATGGCCCGCTACAACCACGACGACAACATGCTGCTGGGCACCACCGGGGCGGGCACGCTGCGGCTGGCCACGGACGGCACCGGCCTGGACTACAGCGTGGATGTACCGGCCGCGCGGGGGGACGTGTACGAGCTGGTCCAGCGCGGCGACGTCCAGCGCTCCAGCTTCGCGTTCTACACCTTTGAGGACGACTGGGCGATGACCGAGCAGGGGTTCCCGGTACGCACGCTGCTGTCCGGGCAGCTGGTGGACGTGGCCCCGGTCAACACCCCCGCCTACCTGGACACCTCCAGCGGGTTGCGGTCGCTGGCCGAGCGCGCCGGCGCGGAACTGGCCGAGGTCCGCTCGGCCGCCGAGGCCGGGCACTTGGAGAAGTTCGTCGAGCAGCCGAAGAACCCCGTCGTCGTCGACGTGCACATGGACGCGAGCGTCGTGGGCCGCGAGGTCCAGCGCACGCTCATGGCCCTTAAGACTTCGCCGCGCGGGCAGGGCGACACCCACCCGCGGCTGGCGATCCGGCAGCGGCGCGCCGCGTTGATGCAGCGCCGCACCTTCTGAGGCAGGGCGACACCCACCTCACCCACCCATCCCTGACACCCCGGCGCCGCCGTGGGTGTCGTCGTCATGCCCAGGAGGACACGCATGTCCAGCCACATCAAGGCGCTCCAGGAGCGGCGCGCCAACATCTGGGAGCAGGCCAAGGCCCTGCTCGACGCAGCCGAGGCACGCGGTGAGGATCTGACCGCCGAGGAAGAGGCGACCTATCAGACCCTGAACACGGACCTCGACAACATCGACGCCCGCGCCAAGCAACTCGTCGAGGCCGAGGCGCGCAACAAGGACGCCCTCGCCGCGTTCGAGACACTGCTCGCCAAGCCGGAGACCGTCACCCGCACCGCCCCCGAGGCGACCGGGCGCGACAGCGAGGTCCGGCGCTGGGCGCGAGGGGAGGCGCGCGACTTCACCCTGGAGAAGCCGCAGAACGTCAACTTCCGCGACCTGGTCAAGGGCACCGCCACAGCGGGCGGCAACACCGTGCCGACCACGTTCTACGGGCAGCTGATGGCGCACCTGATCGAGGTGTCCGGCGTGATGATGGCCGGCCCTACGGTGCTGAACACCACCTCGGGCGAGACCATCGACGTGCCCGTCACGACCGCGCATTCCTCGGCGGCGCTGACGGCCGAGGGCGTTGCGCTGACGGAGTCGGACCCGGCGTTCGCCAAGCGCTCCCTGAGCGCCTACAAGTACGGGGTCCTGCTCCAGGCGTCGAGTGAGCTGCTGACTGACACCGGGGTGGACCTGGAGGGCTACCTATCCATGCAGGCCGGGCGGGCGCTGGGCAACGCGTTCGGCGCGCACGCCATCACCGGGTCCGGCACCAACCAGCCCACGGGCATCGTCACCTCCGCCTCGACCGGCAAGACCGGCGGCACCGGAGTGACGGGCGCGTTCACCGCAGACGACCTGATCGACCTGTTCTACAGCGTGATCGCCCCGTACCGGAACAGCACCTCGTGCGGGTGGCTGATGCGGGACGCGTCGCTGGGCGCCGCGCGCAAGCTGAAGGACTCCCAGGGCCAGTACCTGTGGCAGCCCTCCATCCAGCTCGGCGTGCCGGACATGCTGCTGGGCAAGCCGGTGTACACCGACCCGTACATGGCGGCCATCGCTACGAGCGCGAAGTCCGTGGCGTTCGGCGACTTCTCGCAGTACTTCGTGCGCATGGCGGGCGGGGTGCGCTTCGAGCGCTCGGACGACTACGCGTTCAACACCGACCTGACCACCTACCGGGCGATCATCCGCGCGGACGGTCTGACCGTCGACCAGACCGGCGCGATCAAGGTGTTCGCCGGCGGCGCAAGCTGACCCGAGGGCGGGGGCCATCCGTGGCCCCCGCCTCCCTGCTGACGAGAGGAGGAACCCATGCGCGTGCGTATGCGCGCCGAGCTGTCCGGCACCCGCGACGGGCTGCCCTGGCCACAGAAGGGGCAGACCGTGGAGCTACCGGACGAGGAGGCCGCGCACCTTGTGGCCGCCGGTCTCGCCGAGAGCGAGAGCGGCCCCGAGGTCGAAGAGGCCACCGCCCCGGCGCCGGAGACGTCGACCCCGGCGCGCCGCAGCTCCCGGGTCAAGAGCAAGTAGAGGCGGTATGCCGTGGCGTTGCTGACGCTGGCCGAGGCCAAGGCCCAGCTCGACATCGAGACGAGCACGCACGATGACGAGTTGCAGGCGTATGTCGATGCGCTCACCTCGGTCATCGAGCACTACACGGGGCCCGTCGAGGAGCGGCAGGTGACCGAGACCATCGAGGGCCGCGGGGGCACCATGTGCCTGTCCCAGGTCCCGGCCATCGCGCTCCTGTCTATCACCCCAGCGCTGACTGACGGCGACCCCGTCGACCTGGCGGCGGTGGTGCTGGACTCGGCGGTGGGCGTGGTGCGGCACCGGAGCGGCAGCTTCGCCGGGACGGTGTGGGTGGTCACCTACACCGCCGGGCGCGGCACCGTGCCAGCCACCGTCAACCTGGCCGCGCGGATCCTGCTGCAACACCTGTGGCGTACCCAGAACGGTGCGGCCCGGGGCGTCGGCACCGCGGACGACTTCAGCGTGACCGAGCCGATCCCGGGCTTCGGGTACGCGGTGCCCAACCGTGTGCTCCAGCTCCTCGAGCCGTTCAAGCTGCCGCCGGGGGTGGCGTGATGGCCACATCCCGCGCGGGTGCGGCGATCGACGCGCTGTTGTCCATCACGCGGGCAGCGCCCGCCCTGGCCGACGTGGCGGTGGTCGATGGGCCGCCCGTGACGAACGTGTCGAACCGGCGGCGCCTGTACGTCGGTTGGTCGCCCGGAGCCGATCAGGCCGTCGACATCGTGCAGGACTTCGCGACGGCGGGCGCCCGCAGGCGTGACGAGGATTTCTCGATCGCCTGCTACGTCGAGGTGCGCGGCGGGGAGAAGGACATGGCCCTGCGGCGCGCCGAGGTGTTCGCGCTGCTGGCGGCCGTCGAGGACGTGCTGCGTGCCACCGATGCGGCGCCCGAGGCACCGACCCTGGGCGGCGTCGTGCTGTGGGCGCACCTGACCGCCGGGGCCCTGATGCAGGAGCAGAGCAGCGACGGCGCCCTGGCAGGAATCCCCTTCACCGTCTCGTGCCGCGCCCGCCTGTGAACCACCCCTTCGACCTGTACGAGGAGAGAGTCATGGCGCGTGTGCGCTTCATCGGCCCGGAGCCGGTGACCGTCCCCGAGCTGGGCGGGCGCGAGCTGTCGCCCGACGAGATCACCGAGGTACCCGACGCCCGGTACGAGGGCTACGTGTGCCAGCCCGGAACGTGGGAGCCGGTGGAGGAGCCGCGCGAGCCAGAGCCCGCCGCGGCGCCGGCCGCTGTCAAGAAGACCGCGGCCAAGCCGCGCAGGGAGGATTGAGATGGCGATCGGATCGGGGCTCGGCGCCCAGCTCGGCGTCGCACCGGAGACCACCTACGGCACGTATGTGGCGCCGGCCAAGTTCATCGAGTTCACCAAGGAGTCGCTCGTCCTGAAGAAGACCACCGCACAGTCGGCGGGGATCGCGGCGGGCAGGCTGCTGCCGTTGTCCTCGCGGCGGGTGGTCACCCAGCGGGAGGCGTCCGGCTCGTTGGAGCTGGAGGTCACCAACAAGGGTATGGGCGCCCTGTTCCAGGCGCTGATGGGTACGACCGTGACGCCGGTGCAGCAGGGCGCGGGCCCGGCCTACCTCCAGACGCACGCCCTGGCGGACGTGGCGGGCAAGTCCCTCACGATCCAGAAGGGCGTACCGCTCACTTCGGGCACGGTGACCAGGAAGAACTTCCTGGGCTGCAAGGTCATCAGCGCTGAGTTCTCGTGCGAGGTGGGCGGCATGCTCACCGCGTCCTTCGACATCGACGCGAAGGACTGCGAGGAGACCTCGGTCCTGGCGACCGCCAGTTACGCGGCGATGTCCCCGTTCCACTTCGGGCAGATGGCGCTGAAGACCGGTGCGTTCGGAGCCGAGGCGGCCCGGGACGGTGTCCGCAAGGTGAGCGTGAAGATCGAGCGTCCCCAGGCTGTGGACCGCTTCTACGCCGGGCAGTCCGGGCTGAAGAAGGAACCCATCAGCAACGACCAGGTGAA
This sequence is a window from Streptomyces sp. NBC_01775. Protein-coding genes within it:
- a CDS encoding head-tail connector protein, with product MALLTLAEAKAQLDIETSTHDDELQAYVDALTSVIEHYTGPVEERQVTETIEGRGGTMCLSQVPAIALLSITPALTDGDPVDLAAVVLDSAVGVVRHRSGSFAGTVWVVTYTAGRGTVPATVNLAARILLQHLWRTQNGAARGVGTADDFSVTEPIPGFGYAVPNRVLQLLEPFKLPPGVA
- a CDS encoding phage major capsid protein, whose protein sequence is MSSHIKALQERRANIWEQAKALLDAAEARGEDLTAEEEATYQTLNTDLDNIDARAKQLVEAEARNKDALAAFETLLAKPETVTRTAPEATGRDSEVRRWARGEARDFTLEKPQNVNFRDLVKGTATAGGNTVPTTFYGQLMAHLIEVSGVMMAGPTVLNTTSGETIDVPVTTAHSSAALTAEGVALTESDPAFAKRSLSAYKYGVLLQASSELLTDTGVDLEGYLSMQAGRALGNAFGAHAITGSGTNQPTGIVTSASTGKTGGTGVTGAFTADDLIDLFYSVIAPYRNSTSCGWLMRDASLGAARKLKDSQGQYLWQPSIQLGVPDMLLGKPVYTDPYMAAIATSAKSVAFGDFSQYFVRMAGGVRFERSDDYAFNTDLTTYRAIIRADGLTVDQTGAIKVFAGGAS
- a CDS encoding phage tail tube protein; protein product: MAIGSGLGAQLGVAPETTYGTYVAPAKFIEFTKESLVLKKTTAQSAGIAAGRLLPLSSRRVVTQREASGSLELEVTNKGMGALFQALMGTTVTPVQQGAGPAYLQTHALADVAGKSLTIQKGVPLTSGTVTRKNFLGCKVISAEFSCEVGGMLTASFDIDAKDCEETSVLATASYAAMSPFHFGQMALKTGAFGAEAARDGVRKVSVKIERPQAVDRFYAGQSGLKKEPISNDQVKITGSIEMDYVDTVLDDLHTSDGATSLVWEFIGPNIATTYDETFRVALPAIRFDEAPPSVEGFDVVKPTLQFTGLYDGTNQPQLVYISTDATL
- a CDS encoding HK97 family phage prohead protease gives rise to the protein MNGESERRFTRGLVEVRAAGESVRTIGGYAAKFNTLSRNLGGFVERIDPGFFAKSEGDGWPEAMARYNHDDNMLLGTTGAGTLRLATDGTGLDYSVDVPAARGDVYELVQRGDVQRSSFAFYTFEDDWAMTEQGFPVRTLLSGQLVDVAPVNTPAYLDTSSGLRSLAERAGAELAEVRSAAEAGHLEKFVEQPKNPVVVDVHMDASVVGREVQRTLMALKTSPRGQGDTHPRLAIRQRRAALMQRRTF
- a CDS encoding phage portal protein, with protein sequence MKWWPFRRKEQRSITYQDVWGSGGDTVVLTGGGQERALRLAPVYAATRLLSDSVASMPLKSYQNTAGQLRPITSPQVFLRPSATGTRYDWLHRCMTSLTLRGNAYGLVVGWDAAGWPDQVEWLHPDDVHIEDNLAPVPVWYFKGRRLEPGQLFHIPAYTLPGQILGLSPIAYFATTTDTGLLAQQFGRDWFANGSTPAAVLETDKAVERDAASVLKARFKEAASGRDVAVLGLGVKYRPISVPANESQFLETIKASANQIAAVYGVPPEKIGGETGGSLTYATVEQNSIDLLTWTLRPWLARLEEALSLLRPPVEEVRFNADAMLRTDTLTRYQTHRIARIIGLNNIDELRQMEDLEPLPNGAGTDYAPLLKAPRDESE